The Prosthecobacter algae genome has a segment encoding these proteins:
- a CDS encoding IPT/TIG domain-containing protein produces MSKSFTVLHPMKTFSRRLFLTLVTLLAVTVGQQASAQMGLPPPPPQITSASPATGAPGAVITINGRNLNRDRLGNVWATTPTVTPPYVIQFRTSTGQFVNATFTYVSPAQLRVTVPAAAITGRIRLSQSPYVSSTLTDFVVTAPPPPAGKGRLNIVNGSQYNLVSIKVNNVEQLQAGFILPVRQTGTLDLNPGSYNVQVSLGITPNEGAMFFFTQRFTITRGRTSTYNVPRVTLRQLMTNFRTSGDWASDILFDANLTPYLRTVRMLNNGNYQIRETRSGRTTVVESSTYAETSWPDNSRSLSFRLGQRQVNLFLPFASFISTVGRNGQSIVVTRQ; encoded by the coding sequence ATGTCGAAATCCTTCACCGTCCTCCATCCCATGAAAACATTCAGCCGCCGCCTCTTCCTCACCCTTGTCACCTTGCTCGCCGTCACCGTGGGCCAGCAGGCCTCCGCCCAGATGGGCCTGCCACCGCCACCGCCGCAGATCACCTCCGCCAGCCCTGCCACGGGTGCCCCAGGCGCGGTGATCACGATTAACGGGCGCAATCTCAACCGCGACCGCCTGGGCAATGTGTGGGCCACCACTCCCACCGTCACGCCTCCCTACGTCATCCAGTTTCGCACCAGCACGGGCCAGTTTGTGAATGCCACCTTCACGTATGTCTCCCCGGCCCAGCTCCGTGTCACGGTGCCTGCGGCGGCCATCACGGGCCGCATTCGCCTGTCGCAGTCCCCATATGTTTCCTCCACGCTCACGGACTTTGTGGTGACTGCGCCACCGCCACCTGCTGGCAAAGGCCGCCTGAACATCGTGAACGGCAGCCAGTATAACCTGGTGAGCATCAAGGTGAACAATGTGGAGCAACTGCAGGCCGGATTCATCCTGCCCGTGCGCCAGACGGGGACGCTGGATCTCAATCCCGGCAGCTACAATGTCCAAGTCAGTCTGGGCATCACCCCCAATGAAGGCGCCATGTTTTTCTTCACCCAGCGTTTCACCATCACCCGTGGCCGCACCTCCACCTACAATGTGCCCCGCGTGACGCTGCGCCAGCTGATGACGAATTTCCGCACCAGCGGCGACTGGGCCTCCGACATTCTCTTTGATGCCAATCTGACCCCTTACCTCCGCACCGTCCGCATGCTGAACAATGGCAACTACCAGATCCGCGAGACCCGCAGCGGCCGCACCACGGTGGTGGAGTCCAGCACCTATGCGGAAACCTCCTGGCCAGACAACAGCCGCAGCCTCTCCTTCCGCCTCGGCCAGCGCCAGGTGAATCTCTTTCTCCCCTTTGCCAGCTTCATCTCCACCGTCGGTCGCAATGGCCAGTCCATCGTAGTGACCCGCCAATAA
- a CDS encoding adenylate/guanylate cyclase domain-containing protein, protein MTFRAKLQQAILGVVAGTTAAVLMVAQTQNSASYRRMVDTLFSQQMAAFRLEQEAQLQLARKQAARLAESVRLFAALEEGDPETYQVAADELRLAEFDFFRLASAQTGMMPPPEGSRSGRFQEAAEKALTLQLEAVAKTLPEEQVQAEVGFALLPGAEGGQDLHRVLAMHIRNFDQTVGTLFLGQSVRRLMPVLGGQGNQPLQAAFWTQGQLLGASLPQAAAAALKALQTTTEQTEFSFRQEGTEYLAHAHLLNAGSRFPPAWLVSVFSLAELQAQQKALQWRVIGIGALALLLASVAGWLFAAQLAQPIRELVAATHEVRGGNLKVRLEKGRTDELAALTESFNDMTAGLELKERYHSVLNMVADARVAEQLMAGSIQLGGELRQVTVVFCDIRGYTALSAGRDPREVIALLNNHMGALTRVVYRWHGVINQFAGDAIMILFGAPASHGEDAQNAVNCALEMIAERQRLNALSKEPMGIGIGIATGTVVAGCIGAENRADYTVVGERVNLAARLCSSAAAGEIVVDAATQRLLPSEIPAVPLEPLRLKGFADAVTAFRIVTDPSPD, encoded by the coding sequence ATGACCTTTCGCGCCAAGCTTCAGCAGGCCATTCTGGGAGTGGTGGCGGGCACGACGGCGGCGGTGCTGATGGTGGCACAGACCCAGAACAGCGCATCGTACCGGCGCATGGTGGACACGCTTTTCAGCCAGCAGATGGCGGCCTTTCGCCTGGAGCAGGAGGCGCAACTGCAACTGGCCCGGAAGCAGGCGGCGCGACTGGCGGAATCGGTGCGGTTGTTTGCGGCCCTGGAGGAAGGCGACCCGGAAACATACCAGGTGGCGGCGGATGAACTGCGGCTGGCGGAGTTTGATTTCTTCCGCCTGGCCAGTGCCCAGACGGGCATGATGCCGCCGCCGGAGGGCAGCCGTTCGGGTCGCTTTCAAGAGGCGGCTGAAAAGGCGCTGACGCTGCAACTGGAGGCCGTGGCGAAAACGCTGCCGGAGGAGCAGGTGCAGGCGGAGGTGGGCTTTGCCCTGCTGCCTGGGGCGGAGGGCGGGCAGGATCTGCATCGGGTGCTGGCCATGCACATTCGGAACTTTGACCAGACGGTGGGCACGCTGTTCCTGGGGCAGAGTGTACGACGGCTGATGCCTGTGCTGGGCGGGCAGGGGAACCAGCCTTTGCAGGCGGCCTTTTGGACTCAGGGGCAGCTTCTCGGGGCCAGCCTGCCCCAGGCCGCTGCCGCAGCTCTGAAGGCGCTGCAAACGACGACGGAGCAGACGGAGTTTTCCTTCCGCCAGGAGGGCACGGAGTACCTGGCCCATGCGCACCTGCTGAATGCCGGGTCCCGCTTTCCTCCGGCCTGGCTGGTGAGCGTGTTTTCCCTGGCGGAGCTGCAGGCCCAACAAAAAGCGTTGCAATGGCGCGTCATCGGCATCGGCGCGCTGGCGCTGCTGCTGGCCTCAGTGGCGGGCTGGCTGTTTGCCGCGCAGCTGGCGCAGCCCATCCGCGAACTGGTAGCGGCCACCCATGAGGTGCGCGGGGGGAATCTGAAGGTGCGGCTGGAGAAAGGACGGACGGATGAGCTGGCGGCGCTGACGGAATCCTTCAACGACATGACGGCGGGCCTGGAGCTGAAGGAGCGCTACCACTCGGTGCTGAACATGGTGGCGGATGCACGCGTGGCGGAGCAGCTCATGGCGGGCAGCATCCAGCTGGGCGGGGAGCTGCGCCAGGTGACGGTGGTGTTTTGCGACATCCGTGGTTATACCGCCCTGAGCGCGGGGCGGGATCCGCGCGAGGTCATCGCCCTGCTGAACAATCACATGGGGGCACTGACGCGGGTGGTTTATCGCTGGCATGGGGTGATCAACCAGTTCGCCGGAGATGCCATCATGATCCTGTTTGGGGCACCTGCGAGCCATGGCGAGGATGCGCAGAATGCAGTGAACTGCGCCCTGGAGATGATCGCTGAGCGCCAGCGGCTGAATGCGCTAAGCAAGGAGCCGATGGGCATCGGCATTGGCATCGCCACGGGCACGGTGGTGGCGGGCTGCATCGGGGCAGAAAATCGGGCGGATTACACTGTGGTGGGTGAGCGTGTGAACTTGGCGGCCCGCCTGTGCAGCAGCGCGGCGGCGGGAGAGATCGTGGTGGATGCTGCCACGCAGAGGCTGCTGCCTTCCGAAATCCCTGCCGTGCCGCTGGAACCTTTGAGGTTGAAAGGCTTCGCGGATGCTGTCACCGCTTTCCGCATCGTCACTGACCCCTCCCCCGACTGA
- a CDS encoding carboxypeptidase regulatory-like domain-containing protein, giving the protein MKGLLLIPLIVLSWSLPAFAAGGVQGTVVLDSQRPPAVDAGYKPKTVKPIEGEEPGVAIVWLEMSGGTYPQTRTGEVVKIQQRGYQFRPSLVALQKGASAEFPNNDDEFHNVFSYSKLRRFDLGRFRKNEPSPRINFDKAGLVKIYCEIHQHMRCRVLVLDTPWFAVTDAQGRFKISGVPAGSYQIKALLPSEKTVQGQVTVTDGKTASVQLSR; this is encoded by the coding sequence ATGAAAGGCCTGCTTCTCATTCCTCTGATTGTTCTTTCCTGGAGCCTGCCTGCCTTTGCCGCAGGAGGCGTGCAGGGGACGGTGGTGCTGGACAGCCAGCGCCCGCCAGCGGTGGATGCGGGCTACAAACCGAAGACGGTGAAACCCATCGAAGGGGAAGAGCCTGGGGTGGCCATTGTGTGGCTGGAGATGAGCGGCGGCACCTATCCGCAGACCCGCACGGGAGAGGTGGTGAAGATCCAGCAGCGTGGGTATCAGTTTCGCCCTTCGCTGGTGGCTTTGCAAAAGGGTGCGAGCGCGGAGTTCCCCAATAACGATGACGAATTTCACAACGTTTTTAGTTATTCCAAACTGCGCCGTTTTGACCTGGGCCGATTTCGCAAGAATGAGCCCAGCCCGCGCATCAACTTTGACAAGGCGGGCCTCGTCAAAATCTACTGCGAGATCCACCAGCACATGCGCTGCCGGGTGCTGGTGCTGGACACGCCCTGGTTTGCCGTGACGGATGCGCAGGGACGTTTCAAGATCAGCGGTGTGCCTGCGGGCAGCTACCAGATCAAGGCGCTGCTGCCCTCCGAAAAAACGGTGCAGGGCCAAGTGACGGTGACGGATGGCAAGACGGCCTCCGTGCAACTCTCGCGTTAA
- a CDS encoding DUF6268 family outer membrane beta-barrel protein, translated as MPLKFTLPLCAAFSLAASLPAAELIDPAAFGFGRPGYMVDTTFIGEQDFDGSLKGSLEMFEVRTIIPVWSTKVGEGGRLSTSLGYNLTQLNFDPGETMDLHTLEAQVGYFWNSPTSNWWGLGFVTPGLGTDFNGISLDDFQISALGLIGYEFTETFTIAGGVFASYANEDGTLLPALGFIWRPGDWIVQVTPPFMVLGYKVSEPLTLSLSLYPSGGSWDLDRNDGANTLDVSGWQGAASIIWKATDKLTVSLRGGINFGGEFEIRDEQERVRVDENLDPAPFGALNVRWAF; from the coding sequence ATGCCCCTCAAATTCACGCTTCCCCTCTGTGCCGCCTTCTCCTTGGCGGCTTCTCTGCCTGCGGCTGAACTGATTGACCCGGCTGCTTTCGGCTTTGGCCGCCCCGGTTACATGGTGGATACCACCTTCATCGGAGAGCAGGATTTCGATGGCAGCTTGAAGGGCAGTTTGGAGATGTTCGAAGTCCGCACCATCATCCCGGTGTGGAGCACGAAGGTGGGTGAAGGAGGCCGCCTGAGCACCTCCCTGGGCTACAACCTCACGCAGCTCAATTTTGATCCCGGTGAAACGATGGACCTTCACACGCTGGAGGCGCAGGTGGGCTACTTTTGGAATTCGCCCACCAGCAACTGGTGGGGCTTGGGCTTCGTGACACCAGGTCTGGGCACGGACTTCAACGGCATCTCGCTGGATGATTTCCAGATCTCGGCCCTGGGCCTGATCGGCTATGAATTCACAGAGACCTTCACCATCGCGGGCGGCGTCTTTGCCAGCTATGCGAATGAGGACGGCACGCTGCTGCCAGCGCTGGGTTTCATCTGGAGGCCGGGTGACTGGATCGTGCAGGTGACGCCGCCCTTCATGGTGCTGGGTTATAAGGTAAGCGAGCCGCTGACGCTGAGCCTCAGCCTTTACCCCAGCGGTGGGTCCTGGGACCTGGACCGCAATGATGGAGCCAATACCCTGGATGTCTCCGGCTGGCAGGGCGCGGCCTCCATCATCTGGAAGGCGACGGACAAACTGACGGTGTCGCTGCGGGGCGGGATCAATTTCGGCGGCGAGTTTGAAATCCGTGATGAGCAAGAGCGTGTGCGGGTGGATGAAAATCTGGACCCCGCACCGTTCGGGGCGCTGAATGTGCGTTGGGCGTTTTGA
- the nagB gene encoding glucosamine-6-phosphate deaminase translates to MSRRTLAESYEHIPTHIFPNSGAAAKALAAEVKALIEERAMQGKNVVLGMATGSTPVPFYRELIRLHKEEGLSFKNVITFNLDEYYGLSGDHPESYACFMREQIFDHIDIPKANINIPSGLVPGDQVFAHCREYEEKMDAAGGIDFQILGIGRTGHIGFNEPGSSRDSLTRRITLDRVTRQDAAADFRGEENVPHFAITMGVGTILRGKKLVLMAWGENKAEMVAKAVEGEVTEAISASFLQDHPDARFFIDAGASRELTRVKLPWLVGPVSWTPRETRRAVTWQAFKTKRPVLKLTDEHYNEHGLSDLLSEQGPAYQLNIRIFNQLQHTITGWPGGKPNEDDTYRPERATPYPKRVLVFSPEPQDAIVAMGSTIERLVEQGHDVRIVALTSGSLRIADSEADKFAGTLLELAGIVEDSPAWQNQTAYAREVLRLLEEKGEFGEDTPVLRQLKGLILRGELRDAAHACNVGTDHVTFLDLPFYEQGRYRRFKSTEADVEALAALLREHRPHQIYTTGDAADPSSVSGICFRVLESALKACKKEDWAGSASLWLYRGKEKPLAAHEIDMAVPLSPMQLGRKGRALSRYGSLSSLELGSPESNRQNARNYDALGLAEYEAIETFQRWSRV, encoded by the coding sequence ATGTCCCGCCGCACCCTTGCTGAGTCCTACGAGCACATTCCCACCCATATTTTCCCCAACTCTGGAGCGGCGGCAAAGGCCCTCGCGGCTGAGGTGAAGGCGCTGATCGAGGAGCGCGCCATGCAGGGGAAAAATGTCGTGCTTGGCATGGCCACAGGTTCCACCCCGGTGCCTTTTTACCGAGAACTGATCCGCCTGCATAAGGAAGAAGGGCTGAGCTTCAAGAACGTCATCACCTTCAACCTCGACGAATACTACGGCCTCAGCGGTGACCATCCTGAGAGCTACGCCTGCTTCATGCGGGAGCAGATTTTCGATCACATCGACATCCCGAAGGCGAACATCAACATCCCCAGCGGTCTTGTTCCCGGAGACCAGGTGTTCGCTCATTGCCGCGAGTATGAAGAGAAGATGGATGCGGCAGGCGGCATTGATTTCCAGATCCTGGGGATCGGGCGCACGGGCCACATCGGTTTCAACGAACCGGGCTCCAGCCGCGACTCCCTGACACGCCGCATCACGCTGGACCGCGTGACGCGCCAGGATGCCGCCGCCGACTTCCGTGGGGAGGAAAACGTGCCGCACTTTGCCATCACCATGGGGGTGGGCACCATCCTGCGCGGCAAGAAACTGGTGCTGATGGCCTGGGGTGAAAACAAGGCCGAGATGGTGGCCAAGGCCGTGGAAGGCGAAGTGACGGAGGCCATCTCCGCCTCCTTCCTTCAGGATCATCCAGATGCCCGTTTCTTCATTGATGCTGGGGCCTCGCGCGAGCTGACGCGGGTGAAGCTGCCGTGGCTCGTGGGCCCAGTGTCCTGGACCCCGCGGGAGACCCGCCGTGCGGTGACCTGGCAGGCCTTTAAAACGAAGCGCCCGGTGCTGAAGCTGACGGATGAGCACTACAATGAGCATGGCCTGAGCGATCTCCTTTCGGAACAAGGTCCGGCTTATCAGCTCAACATCCGCATCTTCAACCAGCTGCAGCACACCATCACGGGCTGGCCCGGCGGCAAGCCGAACGAGGACGACACCTACCGTCCAGAACGGGCCACGCCGTATCCGAAGCGCGTGCTCGTTTTCAGTCCGGAGCCGCAGGATGCCATCGTGGCCATGGGCAGCACGATCGAGCGACTCGTCGAGCAGGGGCATGATGTGCGCATCGTCGCGCTGACGAGCGGCAGCCTGCGCATTGCCGACAGCGAGGCGGACAAGTTTGCCGGCACCTTGCTGGAGCTGGCAGGCATCGTGGAAGACAGTCCGGCCTGGCAAAACCAGACGGCCTATGCCCGCGAGGTGCTGCGCCTGCTGGAGGAGAAGGGTGAATTCGGCGAAGACACTCCCGTGCTGCGCCAGCTGAAGGGCCTGATCCTGCGTGGGGAACTGCGCGATGCGGCCCATGCCTGCAATGTGGGAACGGACCATGTGACCTTCCTGGACCTGCCCTTCTATGAGCAGGGTCGTTACCGCCGCTTCAAAAGCACGGAGGCGGACGTGGAGGCTCTGGCAGCCCTGCTGCGCGAGCATCGCCCACACCAGATCTACACCACCGGGGATGCGGCGGATCCGAGCAGCGTCTCCGGCATCTGCTTCCGCGTGCTGGAAAGTGCGCTGAAGGCCTGCAAGAAAGAAGACTGGGCAGGCAGTGCCAGCCTGTGGCTGTATCGCGGCAAGGAGAAGCCGCTGGCGGCGCATGAGATCGACATGGCGGTGCCGCTGAGCCCGATGCAGCTCGGGCGCAAAGGCCGCGCGCTTTCCCGCTACGGTTCCCTTTCCAGCCTGGAGCTGGGCTCGCCTGAATCGAACCGGCAGAATGCCCGAAACTACGATGCCCTGGGGCTGGCCGAGTATGAGGCTATCGAGACCTTTCAGCGCTGGAGTCGGGTGTAA
- a CDS encoding bifunctional 4-hydroxy-2-oxoglutarate aldolase/2-dehydro-3-deoxy-phosphogluconate aldolase, producing MKEIIELLAHHRIIPNVIIDDLRSVKPLSDALVAGGLPVVEVALRTQDSLAALERLLDRRDMIVGAGTVTTLAQFDAAWRLGVRFIVTPGFDENILRHGRRRDLLVIPGAVTPTEIMQAQNLGASLVNFFPSQAFGGLTAIEALAGPFPKMQFLATGGVNLENLAGYIKNPNVVACGGTWMARREWIQKGEWEKVREACGKTVAVVRNPN from the coding sequence ATGAAAGAGATCATCGAACTTTTGGCTCATCACCGCATCATCCCTAACGTGATTATTGACGACTTAAGATCGGTCAAGCCTCTTTCCGATGCCCTGGTGGCCGGGGGGCTGCCAGTGGTGGAAGTGGCCTTGCGTACGCAGGATTCTCTGGCAGCGCTGGAGCGCCTCCTGGATCGGCGGGACATGATCGTGGGGGCAGGGACGGTGACGACGCTGGCGCAGTTTGATGCGGCGTGGCGTCTGGGGGTGCGGTTCATCGTCACGCCGGGGTTTGATGAGAACATTTTGCGGCATGGTCGACGGCGGGATTTGCTGGTGATCCCAGGCGCGGTGACGCCGACGGAGATCATGCAGGCGCAGAATCTAGGGGCGAGCCTGGTGAACTTTTTTCCCAGCCAGGCCTTTGGCGGCCTGACGGCCATTGAGGCGCTGGCAGGCCCGTTTCCGAAAATGCAGTTTCTGGCTACAGGCGGGGTGAATTTGGAAAACTTGGCCGGCTACATTAAAAACCCAAATGTGGTGGCCTGTGGCGGTACTTGGATGGCGCGGCGCGAGTGGATCCAGAAGGGGGAGTGGGAGAAGGTTCGGGAGGCTTGCGGCAAAACGGTGGCTGTGGTGCGCAATCCGAACTGA